A region of the Kribbella sp. NBC_01245 genome:
GTGGAGTCCAGAGGTAGCCGAGCTCGGTCTGCGCAGCGTGCTCACAGTCTGGCTCTTCACTACCCGGTCAACCCTGGGCGCGCTGAACCTGTATGGGATCCACCCTGGCCAGTTCAGCGCCGTCGACGAGACCAACGCGCGCCTGTTGGCCCGGCACGCCTCGGTCGCGGTCGCAACCGTCCGGGAGGCATCGACTTTGGCGCAGGCGGTGGCGGCCCGCACGCTCATCGGCCAGGCTCAGGGCCTGTTGATGGAGCGGTTCGCGATCGACGCCGACCAGGCGTTCGCGGTGCTGCGCCGCTATTCGCAAGACAACAACGTCAAGCTACGGATTGTCGCGGACGAGTTGGTCAGCACCCGTCGGCTCCCACCAGAGCACCAGCCGGTACCGCCAACGGACCTCCGGTGACCACCTGATCGATGAGTTGGCCTTGGTTGGCGGTGCGAAGCGGGAGGCGGTGTGGTCAGGTGTCATCGATACGGGTTCGGCAGATCCTGGCCGACGTCATGGCCGGCGAAGAAGACGGACTTCCGGAGCGACTGTGCCGTGCTTGTGCTGTGGCGATACCGGTCACTGGAGTGGGGTTGGCGTTGATGACCCCGGCAGGTCACGGCGGCAGCATCACGACTACGGACGGTGCAGCTGCGGTGATGGAGGACCTCCAGCAGACCTTGGGTGAGGGGCCGTGTATGGATGCCTCCCGGGACGGGCGGCCGGTGTTGCAGTCCGATCTGGCCGTCACGGGGATGTCTCGGTGGCCGAGCTTCACCGCCTGCGCACTCGAGGCGGGGATCGCCGCCGTCTTCGCGTTCCCGTTGCAGGTCGGGGCGATCCGGCTGGGGCTGCTCAACCTGTACCGCCACACGACCGGTTCGCTGGACAGGCACCAGCTGGCCGAGGCGCTGGCCTTCGCGGAGGCCGCGACCACGATGTTGTTGCGCCTGCAGGACAAGAGACCGTCGGGCCAGCCGCTGCACCCCCGGCTGGCCGAGGCCGTCGGGAGCCGCCGTGAGATTCATCAGGCGACTGGGATGATCACGGTGCAAGCGGCGGTCGGACTGGCCGAGGCGCTGCTGCTGCTACAGGCCCACGCCTATAGCAGCGAACGTCCACTGAT
Encoded here:
- a CDS encoding GAF and ANTAR domain-containing protein, with protein sequence MSLTRTEDHQPLVADSYRDSSGTPEADVMVAAGFAQLAVELYDAADMAETVDRVLQYALRATGCDCAGVVMAHRGTGLQTVGVTDRRGQQADRLQLQYGEGPCVPVNWEHHTVLVCDTAVDGRWPRWSPEVAELGLRSVLTVWLFTTRSTLGALNLYGIHPGQFSAVDETNARLLARHASVAVATVREASTLAQAVAARTLIGQAQGLLMERFAIDADQAFAVLRRYSQDNNVKLRIVADELVSTRRLPPEHQPVPPTDLR
- a CDS encoding GAF domain-containing protein, which translates into the protein MSSIRVRQILADVMAGEEDGLPERLCRACAVAIPVTGVGLALMTPAGHGGSITTTDGAAAVMEDLQQTLGEGPCMDASRDGRPVLQSDLAVTGMSRWPSFTACALEAGIAAVFAFPLQVGAIRLGLLNLYRHTTGSLDRHQLAEALAFAEAATTMLLRLQDKRPSGQPLHPRLAEAVGSRREIHQATGMITVQAAVGLAEALLLLQAHAYSSERPLIDVAKDVVARRLRFAPEDDHHE